DNA from Parageobacillus thermoglucosidasius:
AATAGCCCGATTTCATCATAATAATGCAGTGTGCGCACACTAATGCCAACTAAATCTGCCACTTCTTTCACTTTCATTGCCATCATTTCGGCCTCCCTTCAACATTCACTATAAAGTATCACGTGACGTGAGAGTCAACATATGTTTTGAAAAATATTGCATTCGATGCACAAAATATGCATAACACCGTTCAGAGATCCGAACGGTGTTAACTAAACAAAGCCATCTGTAAACGCAAAATGACCTTATTTTTTTCCAATTAAAACATCTAGATCGATGGTTATTTCGGATAAATTCATGTTTAACAATGCCTCTATCTTTTCCGCTGTTGCAGACCATGATAAAGGAGTCATGCGAATCAACGGTGAAATCAGCGCTTTACTCAAAGAAACACTGTAACACAACCGAAACATGTCCACAGTTTCAAAGTTAGCATTAAATCTTCGAACTATCTTTTGATTAGAATAAGACTGCTTTTCTGGTTCATCAAAGAAAACTTCTCTTAGTTCTTTCAGATAATCACTTCGAGGAACCACTTTTATGACGATGCCGTTGTCATTCAGCAGTCTTTGGAATTCTTTATAGTTTGCTGGCGACAGGATGTTAAGGATTACGTCAAATGTGTTGCTCTTAAAAGGGCTGTGTGCAAGATCAGCGACGCACCAAATCATGTTTGAATGATGCTTAGCTGCTACCAAAATACCCTCTTTCGCTATATCAATCCCCACTCCCAATACTTCACCGGTGGAATGAGAACTGATTTTCTGCTTGATCCTGGATAAATGCGATCCCTCTCCGCATCCTGTGTCTAGTATTTTTACCGTTTCTTCCTCTAAACGCACGTCATTTTTTATCCATTCACTAACCATCCTGTATAACGGTTCAAAAAATCCACTTTCAGCAATAATCTTACGTGATTCAAATAATTCTTTATCGTACCTCGATGCGAGAGAACGAGTCATCAAATTTACATATCCCTGCTTGGCGATATCAAAAGTATGGTTGTTAGAGCAAATTAAACTTTTCAAGTCCACGATTCCCATAGGAGACGAACAAATTGGACATTGGAAAATCTTTTCAAATTTATTGATCAGTTCGGCGCATATGATTTTTTTGCTCATTTAACAATGCCCCCACCTTTTATAATAATTAGTTATTTTTGTGCTTTTTGGCTTTTGGCCAGTACGGACGTTGAACATACTGGACCATCGTATGGAAAACAATCCCCCACTGAATTTCATTCAGCAAACAAATGGCTATATTTCGGTTGACGCCGAGATTTCGAACCAAACGGGTTATTTGCGGAGGAGTAAACACTCCTTTCAACGCTTCGTACAATGGCAGTTGCGGATATTTCAAAGCATATTCAGCCAACCCTAAAAAACTGTCATGATATTTGTATGGAATGCTAAGTTTCTTTTTCCTCCGTATGATTAAGATGGCGGAATCTACCTTTGGTGGAGGGGAAAAGTTTTCACGAGAAATTTCTCTTACATATCCTAAATCAAACCACATTCGCCACTTTAAAATAAGCGGATTCGTAATGGGATAAGAAGTGAAACGCTTAGCTGCTCCTTTTTCCATCACTAACACGGCTCTTTGTAATGAATTAGCAGGTTGATGAAGAAGCATTTTCATAATTGGCGTCGTAATAGCATATGGGATGCCAGCTACGACAATAAAAGGTTCTTTAGGAAGATGAAGCTTTAAAATATCTTGTTGAATAACTTTAATATTAGGATAAGCTTCCGCTTTTTTCTTAAGAATCTCTACAAAGCGAGGGTCATACTCTACAGCGATAACCTTTCCTGCTTTTTCTGCCACCGGAAACGTCAATGCTCCTTTTCCCGCTCCAAGATCCAATACGGTGTCATTAGAAGTCAAATTTGCTATTTGAATTAAGTCATTAATGATCCGCTTGTTATGCAAAAGATGTTGACCAGAAAAATTAGGCCACTCTATATATTTGCGAATCTTACGATTACGTTTATTTTGTTTTTTCATATAGATCCTCCATTACTTTGACAAAATAAAAAAACACAGGCGATCTGCCTGTGTTTCAGTAAAGGAATATGGACCTATCTAAGAAACCAAAAAGGATCAGTGATTTTCAGAAGAAAACGATGATTCATTTCCCGGTCACAATTCTGGCCTTCCAATAAAGAATGGCATACTTAACTTAACCTGCCCACACGTCATAAAATAACAGCAAAAAAACCAAATGCATGCGGTGTGGATAAAAATACGAAGAAACATTCCTTATCGAATATTGTTGAAAGAAAAACAAAAAAGGGGGCAGATTCGCCCCCTATTTTTCCGCATTATTATAAAACAACAGGGTTCCTTAAAAATAGGCAGACCAATCCCATTTACTCTACACACAGGCAGAGCCTTTGAACGTATTCAATTACCCGTTCAAAGCTTGGGATCGAAGTCTGATAAATGTCACAAGGAAACCCTCCATTTTCAAAAATCAATAGTAGTATAACATAATCATTAACTTATAAACAACAGGAAAAAATTCATCCCATAAAACTGTTATTAAAGCAAAAAAGGCTCATCTTTCGAATTTTAAAATCTTTTGATTCTCTCTGCTTAGCGGGCTTCCGTGAAAAAATAACAGAGAACGCATATCTCTCCCCGTAATCCGTGAAGGCTTTCATTATTGGCTCTATTACACAACCAAACACACTTATTAAGTGGATAACTGACTCCCATCTATCCAGCACTGTGAGATTGCTCTTCACGTAACCTTGCTAAAAACACACCTAGAAGTACAGTGAAAAAATCCGTTTTTTATTTCATCATTTGTTTAATGAACTCTTTATTTTGTTCTTTAAAGATTTCGTTATGTGAAGAAACCATCCCAAACGGAGCAGCCATAGGCTCAATAAACCGTTTAGCGCTGTTGACCGCATTTGCTGCGTCTTGAAAAGCACCGATGATTAAATTTAATTTTCCGTCATATTTTAAAATATCACCAGCCGCATAAAGCCCGGGGACGGAGGACTCACAATTCGCATTGCCTGCAATATAATCATTATCGACCATTTTTATATCTAACTCACTATTGTCAAGTAATGATGTATCACGTTCATAACCGTGATTAACAATCACTTCATCCACCGGCAAATAGATAACTTCTCCCGTTTCATGGTTTGTCAGCTCGACACGGTCAATGATTTCATGATTCGCACTGGCGATTAATTTGGTAATCGACGTATTAAAATAACAAACGGCTGAACTATTCAATAACTGCGTTACTTGTGATTCATGACCTTTTAACTCTTCTTTTCGATAGGTTAAGTACACTTTTTTGGCAATCGGCACTAATTCATTCGCCCAATCGATAGCAGAGTTGCCGCCGCCAGAAATGATCACGGTTTTATCTTTAAAGCGCTTTAATGATTTCACCGCATAATGTAAATTCGTTACCTCAAATTTTTCTGCCCCTTCTATCTCCAGTTTTTTCGGCTTTAAGATGCCACTTCCTACCGCCACAATTACTGTCTTTGAAAAATGCTGCTGTCCGGAAGCCGTCGATAACACAAAAATGCCATCATTCTGCCGCTTCATGGACACTACCTTTTCATTTAATATGACCGTAGGATGAAACGTTAACCCTTGTTTTACTAATTGTTTCATTAACTGTTCTCCTGTTATGGGCGCATGCCCTCCCACATCCCAAATTATTTTCTCAGGATAGACATGCAGTTTCCCACCTAACTGCGGCTGACATTCAATCAGCTTTGTCTTCATCTTCCGCAGCCCGCTGTAGAAAGCAGCGTAAAGCCCTGCTGGCCCTCCGCCAATAATCGTCACATCATACAGTTCTTCCCGTTCCATCGGCTTCACCTCACATGGCAATCATCAACGATTATCATTCTCAATAAAATATATCTCTTTTTCTCCTCTTTTACAATATGATTATTGACAATCTGAACAAATTTCTTTACATTGTATAGTGTACTACATTGATAATGATTATCGTTATTAACCGTTTTTTTCAAGAACAGGAGGTGAAATCCATGGTTCGCCTGTACACGCAGGATTTAAATATTGGCTATCATGAACAGTTAATTGTGAAAAATTTGAACATCCAAATTCCTGATCAAAAAATTACAGCCATTATCGGACCGAATGGCTGCGGCAAATCCACCCTCTTAAAAACATTGACGCGGATTATAACGCCTCAATCAGGAACAGTCGTTTTAGATGGAAAACAAATTTTCCATGAAAATACAAAAATCCTTGCAAGAAAGATGGCGATTCTTCCCCAAACACCGGAAAGTCCAGGCGGGCTGACAGTCGGAGAACTCGTTTCCTACGGCCGCTTTCCTTACCAAAAAGGATTCGGACACTTAACGAAAAAAGATTATGAAGTCATTGATTGGGCGCTGGAAGTAACAGGGACGATCGAGTTTAAATACCGCCCTGTCGATTCGCTGTCTGGCGGGCAACGCCAGCGTGTGTGGATCGCCATGGCGCTTGCCCAAGAAACGGACATTATTTTCCTTGATGAACCGACTACCTATTTAGATATGGCCCATCAGCTTGAAGTATTGGAGCTATTGCAAAAACTGAACGTTGAACAAGGCCGGACGATCATCATGGTTCTCCATGATTTAAACCAAGCGGCCCGTTTCGCGGATTATATTATCGCTTTGAAAGACGGAAAAATTGTGAAAGCCGGAAACGGCGACGAAGTGATGACACGTGATGTGCTCAAACAAGTATTTCATATTGATGCCGAAATCGGGCGAGACCCTCGGACGAACAAACCGATATGCCTGACATATCACTTACTGAAAGGAGAATAAAGAAATGAAAAAACTGTTGATCCCCTTCATCGTGCTGATTGTACTAGTAATGAGCGCTTGCGGCGGCAAGACAACTGAAAATAAAGACAATTCCGCCGCAAAAGAAAAGGAACCAGAAACGATTACGTATCAATCCGAAAACGGGCCAATCGAGGTTCCTGCCCATCCGAAACGTGTGGTTGTGCTGTCCTCTTTCGCCGGTCATGTGATGGCCTTAGGCGTCAATATCGTTGGTGTCGATCAATGGTCGAAAATGAACCCTCGCTTTCAAGACAAGCTGAAAAATGCCGAGGTAGTGACTGACGAAGATATCGAAAAAATCATAGAATTAAATCCAGATTTGATTATTGGTTTGTCTAACACAAAGAACGTCGATAAATTAAGCAAAATTGCTCCAACTGTCACATATACGTACGGAAAAGTTGACTACTTAACACAATTTTTAGAAATCGGCAAACTGTTAAATAAAGAAAAAGAGGCGAAAGCGTGGATCGATGACTTTAAAAAACGGGCGCAACAAGCCGGAGAAGAAATAAAAGCGAAAATTGGCGAAAATGCCACTGTTTCTGTCATCGAAAACTTCGATAAACAACTTTATGTTTTTGGAAATAACTGGGGCAGAGGTACTGAAATTCTTTATCAAGAAATGAAGTTAAAAATGCCTAAAAAAGTGGAAGAAATGGCATTAAAACAAGGTTATTATGCACTGTCATTAGAAGCGCTGCCTCAGTTCGCCGGCGACTATTTAATCATTAGCAAAAATCCGGATGGCGACACTTCATTCCAGCAAACGGAAACATACAAAAACCTTCCGGCAGTAAAAAACCACCGGGTGTTTGAGGCAAATGCGAAAGAGTTCTATTTTAATGATCCGATCACACTAGAGTACCAGCTCGATTTCTTTAAAAAACATTTTTTAGGTGAGTAAACGGAAAAGACGAGGAATTCTTAAACATTAAGAATTCCTCGTTTAAGTGTTCCAAAGAAAAAAGAAAAGAGAGGATAAACATGACGGCAAAAACGGAACGGTCGATCCCGTTTATCTATAAGTTCATTGTTGCCATCTTTGCGCTTGCCGGGATGTTTTTGATCGCTATGGTGCTAGGCGCGGCAAATACGACCATCAAAGATGTCTGGCTTGCCCTCACTTCCCATGTAAAAAATGAACAAATTTTAATTATTCGCGAGCTCCGCCTGCCACGTGAAATTGCTGCGGTATTTGTCGGAGCCGCATTAGCCACTTCCGGTGCGATTATGCAAGGGATCACGAGAAACCCGCTTGCTGATCCTGGCCTGCTTGGATTAACAGCCGGCGCCAATGCAGCATTGGCCATTACAATGGCCTTCATTCCCTCGGCCAATTATTTTAGCATCACGATTGCCTGTTTTATCGGGGCAGCTGTCGGATCGATGATGGTTTTCGGCATTGGCGCGATGAAAAAAGGAGGCTTTTCACCACTTCGAATGGTGCTAGCCGGCGCTGCTGTTTCCACATTCTTATACGCAATCTCAGAAGGAGTCGGCATTTACTTTAAAATTTCAAAAGATGTGTCGATGTGGACGGCAGGAGGATTTATCGGAACTTCCTGGCGTCAGCTTCAAGTCATTGTTCCCTTTATTGCAATCGGCATGCTTATTTCGCTTTTTTTCTCAAGACAGCTGACCATTCTTAGCCTCAATGAAGAAGTGGCAGTCGGGTTAGGCCAAAAAACGACGCAAATAAAAACGATCCTATTCTTTGCCATTATCCTGCTCACTGGCGCTTCGGTGGCGCTTGCCGGAAATATGACGTTCATCGGTTTAATGGTGCCGCATATTGTTCGGGCAATGGTGGGAACGGATTACCGTTTTGTCCTGCCAATGTCAGCGATTTTAGGAGCGACTTTGACGCTTTTGGCTGATACACTTGGCCGGACGATCAACGCACCGTATGAAACGCCAGTGGCGGCAATCGTTGCGATCATGGGCCTGCCTTTCTTCCTGTTTATTGTGCATAAAGGGGGGAAAACACTCTCATGATTCAATCAGCGTTAATCAAAAAACAACGGCGGATTCTCGTTATTTTACTGATATTGATCATGGCAACAATCGTGATCGGGATGGGAACAGGTTATTCCTCCCTATCTTATGACCGGCTGATTCCCGTCCTTTTCGGCCAAGGCACGTTTAAAGAAGAATTTATTTTATTTTCCATCCGCCTGCCGCGGATTGTGATCACACTGCTGGCCGGGATGGCCCTCGCGTTGTCGGGCGCTATTTTGCAAGGAATCACTCGGAACGATTTAGCGGATCCCGGCATTTTAGGCATTAATTCTGGCGCCGGCGTTGGAGTGGCGTTGTTCTTTTTGTTTTTCCCTATACAGTCGAATTCCTTTGCTTACTTGATTCCGCTTATCGCCTTTATTAGCGCTTTACTGACGGCGTGTTTCATTTATTTGCTATCATATAACCGAAACGCAGGGTTTCAGCCAGTAAGGTTGGTGCTTATCGGAGTCGGATTTTCCATGGCGCTTTCTGGGGCCATGATTGTGCTCATTTCCTCTGCCGAACGGACAAAAGTAGATTTTATCGCCAAATGGCTGGCCGGAAATATATGGGGTGATGATTGGCCGTTTATATTAGCCATTCTTCCATGGTTAATTGTCCTGATACCATTGACATTATACAAAGCAAACCGGTTGAATATATTAGAATTAAATGAACCGATGGCAATCGGAGTCGGATTAGAAATTCAAAAAGAGCGCATTTTATTGATGATCACTGCTGTTGCGCTAGCCGCTGCCGCCGTTTCCGTCACCGGAGGAATTGCATTTATCGGCCTCATGGCTCCGCATATCGCAAAAGCATTAATAGGGCCGAGAAACCAACTATTTATCCCGATCGCAATTCTGATGGGCGGATGGCTTTTATTATTCGCTGACACCATCGGGCGCAATATAGCAGACGGTATTCCAACAGGCATCATCGTTTCTTTAATCGGCGCGCCATATTTTATTTATTTATTACTGAGAAAATAATGTTCTGCCATAGCAATCAGCGGCATCTTGTTTGACATCCGTCCTGTCCAACCGTCACATTGCAATATAAACGCACACCATCATGATATAGGGCCAAAAAAAATACAGGCAATCTTTGGTTAACCATCAGAAGAATATTTCGGCTGTCGGAGACAGTAACTTTGGCTTTACGACCAAAACCGAACAACGATCCGCTGAACGAACATGAATAAGCCAAGAAGCGGTGTTGTTCGGTTGCCGGCATCCGGGAAAAGGACTTAAACTTTTCATATGGATAAATACTTGGTTACATTTTTTTATAAAAATATCCCCCTATAGCAAACAGTATCTTTCATTTTCTGTCCGCATATAAGGAGATCATTCATGATGATACTTTCAATCTAGCCGGATAGGATGATCATGCTCTTCTCGAGGCAAACCGCAAGGCACGGCTGACTAAAGCTGGCAATACCGATACGTGACCTTCTCCCTTAAATTCCTCAAACTCAACATATACTCCGCGATCGGCAAGAGCGGACAGGCGTTCTGCCAACTCCTTTGCGTTATTACTTATGCGGCTTTTATGGCTTTTCTCTAATTCTCCGACTGCCAACAAAACGTCAACGTTTAGCGTTTCTCGCTGCAAACGGGACACGAATTGTTGCTCCGCTTCGCGAAGAAATCGCTTGTTCCAATGAATGGATGGGCTTCCCGCAATATACGTCCGGAAGGCCGCCGGCTTGGTGAAAAGCACAGACAGCGCAAAAAGCCCGCCAAGTGAATGCCCAAAGAGCGCTTGCCTCTCTCTGTCAATTGGGAACTCACCTTCTATCTCCGGCTTTAATTCTTCTTCAATAAATGTTAAGAAAGCTTCCGCCCCTCCTAATTCCGGCCATGCGGCTCCGTCGGGCCTGGCAGGCAGTTCGTCAACGGACACCGGCATAGTAAAATCATAAAAACGCGCAGGGGCAAACGGCATTTCTGTCGGATAACCAATGCCGACGATCACGGTTGGAACGACTCCCGTCTTGTCAGATCGGTTCGCTTGCACACGCATCGCTTCCACCATCGTTCCGAACACGGCATTAGCATCTAGCAAATAGATAACCGGAAACCCCGAAGGAGGCGGATCGCCATCAGGTTTGGCCACAAAAATCTGATATTCGCGGTTCCCAGCACGCGAATGCATTATGCGCTGTTCTGTCCGCGGTATGGTGAACTCGCGGACAGTAGTGTTCTTGACCATCATCGAAGTCTGTTCCATTTTCTTGTGGGCCACCGCTGATCCCTCCTCTACATCTTAATTATTTATGCATGATGCTTGTCGGCGGACAACCAACACCCGCAGGCAGATCTGTTTCGTTCGAATACAGCCATTTCAGCGCTTCAGGGAATCGTTTCGAAAAAAATATGCGGCCATGCGGTGCGCCTTCTTCAAGGACAAACCGCAATCTTTCGCTGGCCAATCCGTTATTCATCAATATGGTGCAGGCTTCTTTCGTTTTTGAAACCATCTCTTTCTGAATACTCTGCTTCCCGATTCCCTCTATGCTTCCCACATCCATATACATTTTCAGTCCGGGATCGATGTTTTTCGATTGCATAAAACCGATGAAGCCTTCGTACCAAAACGATCCTGATATCGAACCGATTTTTCCAAACACATTAGGGTACAAATAAGCAGCATAAATGGAAATCAGCCCTCCGAGCGACGCCCCGATTATTCCCGTTTGTTGCCGGCGGCCATCCGTCTTATATTTTCTGTCAATATAAGGTTTTAATTTTTCTACAAGAAACGAAAGATAATCGGAGCCCTGTCCGCCAAAATCGGCATATTTATCGGACAGTGCTTTAGCATGCCACGGCGTATATTCATCCAACCGGTTTTTCGGCTCAATGCCAACCAGTAAAAGCTCTCCAAGTTCACCATTAGCGAACATGCATTCTAATCGCGCCAAGGAATTATTCTGGCGAGGATCGAATAAGTCACCGCCATCCTGTACATAAACAACCGGGAATGCCGCTCTGCTTGTTTCATAAGAGGGAGGAAGATAGATGAAGAGTTCCCTCCCGGCAAAGGACTCTGTAACTAATGTGCCGTTCATATCGCTCTCCTCCTTAGCCCCAAATCAGGCTTGATCAAAGACAGTGATCAAATGAGCGGCAGGAATTCTTGGTTGTGCAGATGGAATTTTCGCAGGATATCCGATATGAAGATTGCCTACCACCTTTTCCACAGGCTGGATTCCCATTGTTTCCCGGAAGATGGGTTCATGTAGCCATCCGTATGTTTCCCACACCATTCCGATTCCCTTCTCCCATGCCAATAAACTAAAGTTGTGGATAACGCAACTAGTCGACGCATAATCTTCTTCCCTGACAATCAGATTCGGATCTTCCCTCATCAGGACAGTTAAAATCATCGGAATGGACATGATTTTATTGTAAAATTTTTGTCCAACTTCTTTCTTTTTGCTTGGATCCGGTTCTTTGCTCTCTTTGATTTTCCGCACCGCCTCGGCGATCTTCCTGCGTCCTTCACCATAAGTGAGAATAAAACGCCACGGCTGCGTCATACGGTGATTGGGCACCCAAACGGCGGTGTCCAGCAGTTCCATCACAAGTTCGGGAGATACGGGGCGATCCTCGAAAACATGAATCGAGCGGCGTTCTCTCAACAATTGGCTAAGTTCCATAACCATCCTCCATTTCACCTTATGGACAAGGTCTTTGTCTTCCTACACTCTCGTTTTAAACAACAAGTACACAAAATAAGGGATACCAATGATGGAAATGACAACCCCGACAGGCAGCTCGACTGGGGAAAAGACGGTTTTGGCAATAAAATCGGAAACGATGACTAAAAGCATGCCGATAGTCCCGCATACGGGAAGCGCCCGATAATGATGAATGCCGACTAAACGTTTGGCAATGTGAGGGGCAAGCAAACCGACAAACCCAATATTTCCTGATACGGACACACACGCGCTCACGATGCCGATGCTGGTTAAAAGCAGTATATTTTTTTCTTTTTCCGTGGAGACTCCCAAGCCTTTCGCACTTTCTTCTCCTAATTGAAGCAGATCAAGAATATACGATTTTCTGATGATAATGGGAATTAAAATAACAAGCCATGGCAACATGGAAGTGATATATTGCCAATTGGCATTCCAAATGCTTCCTGTGAACCATACCGTCGCCATCTCGAAATCCTGTGGGTTCATTTTCAGTGATAAGTATAAAGACAAGGCCCCGAGACCGGAACCTGCTGCGATCCCGACTAAGATCAGGCGCTGGGGATCCAATCTCCCGTCCCGCCAAGCAAAAAAGTAAATCAGAACAGCAGTTCCCAGACCGCCAATCCATCCAAACAACGGCATCGCCAAAATGGACAACCATCCACTTCCTGTTATTCGTCCCTCAAAGAAAAACATAAAAATGACAATCGCAGCTCCCGCTCCCGCATTAATGCCTAAAATCCCGGGATCGGCCAGCCCGTTTCTGCTTATCCCTTGTATCGCGGCTCCCGCGACGCCGAGACCGAACCCGACAAGGGCGGCAACTATAATGCGAGGCAGCCGAAAGTCAAAAATGACCAAATCATGCTCCGGAACAGGATGGATTCGCAGCAAAGTTTTTAACACTTCCATCACTGTCATATCAAATACGCCATTCGTCAGACTGACATAAACCGCAATGAGCACAATCCCGAAATTGACGAGCAGCACTGTCCAATAGCGCCCCGCCGAGTTTTTAAGCATGTTTCCCTCCTCCTCTCTTGTAAATTAAATAGAGGAAGAAAGGCACTCCTATCAAGGAAGTGACGACCCCGATCGGCGTCTCAAACGGATAGTTCAAGAACCTGCTGAAGATATCGGAAAGTGCCAAAAAAATGGCTCCGAGAACGCCGGCGCAAGGAATAATCCACCGATAATCAACCCCAACTAAAAACCGGGTGATATGAGGAATAATCAGGCCCACGAATCCGATATTACCAGCCAAAGCGACGGAAATGCCGGTTAAAATGACGACGCTGGCGACAGCCATTGCCTTAACCAGCGTCGTTCTCTGCCCCAAGCTCACGGACACTTCCTCGCCCAATGAGAGAATCGTGATCGATTTGGAAATAAAGAGCGCGAGCGCGATTCCGACCAGCGCAAAAGGCACCGCAAGTTTGATCATATCGGGATCCATCTGGTGCAGCCGGGCATTGTACCAAAAACTGACGTTTTGTGAAACTTGAAAATAGGAAGCCATGGCGGCTGAGACGCTGCTCAGAAATGTGCCGATAATGGTGCCGATGATCGCCATTCGGACCGGAGACATTCCATTCGGCAAGAGTGACGCGAGCCCGAAGACGATGCCCACAGCGAACAGCGAGCCAATCAGTGAATACATAATCATATCCAAAGAAGAGGCTCCCGGCGCCAAAATCATACAAAGTGTAATGGCAAAAACCGAGCCGTCAGAAACCCCCATAATAGAAGGGGACGCAAGGTAGTTTCTTGTCATTCCTTGCATGATGGCCCCTGACATGGCTAGGAACGCTCCGATAAGAAGCGCTCCGATCACCCTTGGCAGCCGGGAATGCATCACAATTTGATGGTTCACATTGCCCGGATCAAAATGGAAAATCGCATTCCAAACCGTCTCCCAATCGATATTTTTCGCTCCATATAGAATAGATGCCATGATGGTAAACACCACTACAATCGGGGAGAGCCAAAGTATGAAAGCTGGCGAAACAATCTTTGAACGCATATTATGCTACCGCCTTGTTTTATTCATTGCCAAGCTTCTCCACAACCGCTTTCAAGAAATGGATTTTGCTCCATGCCGTACCGCCTTGTGCGAGCGGATCCACAACATTCACAAACACTTTGTTATTTTTGACTGCATTGATGCTTTGCCAAATCGGGTTGTTTTGCAAGTTTTTCAGTGCATCAGGCTGATCCTTGTTCTCATCCTCCGAGAATTGCACAAAGATATAATCTGGATTCATTTCACTAAATTTTTCAAGAGAGATCATTTCCTGCGTTTGTGCGTTTTTGATCTCTTGTGGTGCTGTCAGTCCCAAATCCATGTACAGCGAAGGGTTGAAAAACACATCTTCTCGATAAATCATGATATTGCCGCCTCTGATGCGGATCACAACGACTTTTTTATCTTTCAGCCGATCGCCTAACTTCGCTTTCGCTGCCGCGAGCTCCTCCTTATACTCCTTCAATACTTTCTCAGCGACGTCTTGCTTGCCTGTCAATTCCGCAAGAAGGCGCAGGTTTGCTTCCCAATTTGTCGATATATGGGAAACCGGAATCGTCGGAGCGATTTTCTCTAATTTTTGGATGACATCCGGCGGGAATTTTGCCGTTGCGAAAATCACATCTGGTTTTAGTTTTAATATCGTTTCTATATTAGGCTGTGCCTTTTCGCCAATCGATACAGTAGAATCTGTTATTTCCTTGAACATGTCAGGAAACTTGCCGCCGACCGTGA
Protein-coding regions in this window:
- a CDS encoding FecCD family ABC transporter permease; translation: MRSKIVSPAFILWLSPIVVVFTIMASILYGAKNIDWETVWNAIFHFDPGNVNHQIVMHSRLPRVIGALLIGAFLAMSGAIMQGMTRNYLASPSIMGVSDGSVFAITLCMILAPGASSLDMIMYSLIGSLFAVGIVFGLASLLPNGMSPVRMAIIGTIIGTFLSSVSAAMASYFQVSQNVSFWYNARLHQMDPDMIKLAVPFALVGIALALFISKSITILSLGEEVSVSLGQRTTLVKAMAVASVVILTGISVALAGNIGFVGLIIPHITRFLVGVDYRWIIPCAGVLGAIFLALSDIFSRFLNYPFETPIGVVTSLIGVPFFLYLIYKRGGGKHA
- a CDS encoding nitroreductase family protein, producing MELSQLLRERRSIHVFEDRPVSPELVMELLDTAVWVPNHRMTQPWRFILTYGEGRRKIAEAVRKIKESKEPDPSKKKEVGQKFYNKIMSIPMILTVLMREDPNLIVREEDYASTSCVIHNFSLLAWEKGIGMVWETYGWLHEPIFRETMGIQPVEKVVGNLHIGYPAKIPSAQPRIPAAHLITVFDQA
- a CDS encoding alpha/beta hydrolase, whose product is MAHKKMEQTSMMVKNTTVREFTIPRTEQRIMHSRAGNREYQIFVAKPDGDPPPSGFPVIYLLDANAVFGTMVEAMRVQANRSDKTGVVPTVIVGIGYPTEMPFAPARFYDFTMPVSVDELPARPDGAAWPELGGAEAFLTFIEEELKPEIEGEFPIDRERQALFGHSLGGLFALSVLFTKPAAFRTYIAGSPSIHWNKRFLREAEQQFVSRLQRETLNVDVLLAVGELEKSHKSRISNNAKELAERLSALADRGVYVEFEEFKGEGHVSVLPALVSRALRFASRRA
- a CDS encoding alpha/beta hydrolase, producing the protein MNGTLVTESFAGRELFIYLPPSYETSRAAFPVVYVQDGGDLFDPRQNNSLARLECMFANGELGELLLVGIEPKNRLDEYTPWHAKALSDKYADFGGQGSDYLSFLVEKLKPYIDRKYKTDGRRQQTGIIGASLGGLISIYAAYLYPNVFGKIGSISGSFWYEGFIGFMQSKNIDPGLKMYMDVGSIEGIGKQSIQKEMVSKTKEACTILMNNGLASERLRFVLEEGAPHGRIFFSKRFPEALKWLYSNETDLPAGVGCPPTSIMHK
- a CDS encoding iron-hydroxamate ABC transporter substrate-binding protein; the protein is MMKRKWLYFSLIALLILILTACGAKQSSAPDKAAEGNSASSAAEQEKKAGANETRTIQYLGKSYTVPAKAERIVITGSMETMEDALVLGVKPLGGITVGGKFPDMFKEITDSTVSIGEKAQPNIETILKLKPDVIFATAKFPPDVIQKLEKIAPTIPVSHISTNWEANLRLLAELTGKQDVAEKVLKEYKEELAAAKAKLGDRLKDKKVVVIRIRGGNIMIYREDVFFNPSLYMDLGLTAPQEIKNAQTQEMISLEKFSEMNPDYIFVQFSEDENKDQPDALKNLQNNPIWQSINAVKNNKVFVNVVDPLAQGGTAWSKIHFLKAVVEKLGNE
- a CDS encoding FecCD family ABC transporter permease, which codes for MLKNSAGRYWTVLLVNFGIVLIAVYVSLTNGVFDMTVMEVLKTLLRIHPVPEHDLVIFDFRLPRIIVAALVGFGLGVAGAAIQGISRNGLADPGILGINAGAGAAIVIFMFFFEGRITGSGWLSILAMPLFGWIGGLGTAVLIYFFAWRDGRLDPQRLILVGIAAGSGLGALSLYLSLKMNPQDFEMATVWFTGSIWNANWQYITSMLPWLVILIPIIIRKSYILDLLQLGEESAKGLGVSTEKEKNILLLTSIGIVSACVSVSGNIGFVGLLAPHIAKRLVGIHHYRALPVCGTIGMLLVIVSDFIAKTVFSPVELPVGVVISIIGIPYFVYLLFKTRV